ATTTTCAGGCTTAAGCTTGAAAATAAACCCAACCGCTGGTCTGAAACCTCTGATCCGCAACTGTTGCGTTGCAACCCTTTTTTTGAGAAGGCTTGTAGGCTTGCTTGCAGCATTTCTCTGTTAGAATAAAGCATTTTTCTGTCAGGATAAGTGACGTTAATAAGATCTGGTTTCTGAGCTCTTTTCTCCATCAGGTTCATAAATATTGGCTCAAATATATAATATCACTTACATGTTAATAGATAAACTTTTTGCTATTGCTTTCACGTTCTCTGCTAACGCCAGAGATTCGTTAGGGTTAAAGCAAGCCAGAGGGGGTACTTCAGTATGAACCAGATCGATGAGATCATAAACTCACTTGAACCAGCAACTAGGGCATTTGTAGAAAATGTAAACAAGCAGGGCGGAACACCGATCTATGAGCTTTCTCCTCAAGACGCCCGTAAAGTTCTTTCAGATTTGCAGGCGGCTGAGGTAGCAAAATTACCCGCAGATATTGAAGACCTTGACATTCCGGTCGGTCCTAAAGGACAGGTTTCAATTAGGATAGTCAGACCAGAAGGAAACAAAGAGATCCTGCCTGCTGTGATGTACTTCCACGGGGGCGGCTGGGTGCTTGGGGACAAAAATACACATGACCGTTTAATCCGGGAAATTGCTGTCGGAGCCAATGTTGCAGTTATATTTGTCAATTTCACGCCAGCTCCGGAAGCACAATATCCAGTACAGATAGAAGAGGCGTATGCAGCGACAAAATACATTGCAGAAAACGGGAAAGATCATAACCTGGATACTTCAAAGTTAATTGTTGCTGGCGACAGCGTAGGGGCAAATATGGCAGCTGCTGTCCTCCTGCTGGCAAAGGAGGGGGGCGGACCGAAAATTGCCTATCAGGTATTGTTCTATCCTGTCACGGATGCGAATTTCGATACTCCTTCGTATCAGCAGTTTGCAACCGGAGTCTGGCTTACCCGTGAAGCAATGAAGTGGTTCTGGGACAATTATCTGCCTGATAAGGAAGCCCGCAAACAGCCAACCGCATCCCCGCTGCAAGCTTCGATTGAGCAGCTCAAAGGACAGCCTCCAGCCCTTATTATTACTGATGAGAATGATGTCCTTCGCGATGAGGGTGAAGCCTATGCCCATAAGCTGATCCAGGCAGGTGTCAATGTTACAGCCGTTCGATACATGGGAACCATACACGATTTCGTTATGCTTAACCCACTCGCGGGCACACCTGCAACCTGCAGCGCAGTCGGATTGGTGAATACAACTCTTAAGAGTATTTTTGGCAAATCGTAATATAATAGCTGTAGCTTTAATTTATTTCTACAGCTTCATTTTGTATATCTCTAATTTACTCTTCAGTAGTATACGGTTTTTTTAATTATATGAAGTCTGTTATATGTGCTCAACACTTAGCGTAAGTTTATGCAAACCATACGTATATGAAGTGCGTAAACAATTGTATAATTGAAGTCTAATTCTCATTTTTATTTAAGAGGGAAATCATGAAACCGAAAATTGATTCCACCAGTTTTGGTTCGATTACTGTAGATGGAAAAACCTATGAATACGATATACTCATTCGCTTAAATGGTCAGGTTGAAAAAAGAGAAAAACAACTATCAAAGGGATTGTATGGGACTTCTCACAAAGTCTCGCTTGAGGAAGCAAAATACATCTATGAAGAAGGAACTGAAAAACTTATTATAGGAACCGGACAGACGGGTTATGTGGAACTTTCGGAAGAAGCTGATGAGTTTTTCAGGAAGAAGAATTGTGGTGTGGAACTCTTTCCGACTCCCTGGGCAATTGAACGCTGGAACGAGCTCGAGGGCAGAATAGCTGCAATGTTCCATGTAACGTGTTAATACGAAGATCAGACAGTCAGGAAGGTTATTCAAAAGATAGTTGTTTTGTTAATATCTCCTTCCTAATCGCGCACCCTTCGCCCTGTGCTATTATCCTATTATACTATCCATTTTTCATTTTCTCTTGGTTTAATTTCTTCTTTCAGTTTAATTTCTTCTCTCGGTTTAATTCCTCTTATGTTTATATCCATCTGAGGGAATGGAATTTCAATTCCTTCCTTTGTATAAGCCTCTAGTATGCCTGCAGTTAGGCTGTTCTTTACCGTTACCATATTTTCAGTTTTTGTCCAGGCTCTGAGCTGCAAGTTTATCGAGGAATTCGCAAGTTCGGTAGTCACTACTGCAGGCTCGGGATCCTGAAGGACGAGAGGATGTGTTTTCATAAGATTGAATGCTATCTCAATGGCTTTTTCAAGGTCTGATGAATAACTTATCCCTACATCAACAGAAACTCTTCTTGTGGGCATACGTGTCATATTAACAATGGAATTTCCCCAGACCAGCTTATTGGGAATTGTTATGAGCTGGTTGTCAGGGGTAAGGAGTTCGGTTGACATAACCCCTACAGCCCTTACTCTCCCTGTCTGCCCGTTTACGGTCACAGTCTCCCCCATATCTATAGGTCTAATTGCTGAAACACACACTCCAGCAGTCAGGTTTGTGAAGGTATCCTGCATGCCCAGACCAAGAACCAGACCTATTACTGCAGAAACTCCTACTATATAACTGTCCACGTCAAAATTAAGGCTTTTTAAAAAAGCAAGAATAATAATCACATAAAAGAGCACATTTAATAAACGGGTAAGAAACTGAATAGTGAGATCCGGAATATTCGTTTTCCGTATCGCATTTTTGAAAATGTGGGTAACGTACCTTGCTAAAAGGAATCCTGCAATGAGCACTATAAGTGCGAAAATCAGCCTCGATATTGTTATCCCGGTATATGGAATGACCTTCTCCATTATCTCATAACCCATTTTTACCTTCCTCGCTTCTGGCGTTCGATGGTGGAAAACTCAAAGGAGTTTCTGAATTAATAGAAACAGTTTTAATAATGTTGCGAATGATGTATAAAGTTTTCTTTTATAAGTATTTGTAGAAGTATAACGTTTTTCTATTCTGCCTTTAATCCGGAAAGTCTTTTACGGATTAAATCTTTCATAGAACTAGTTTCAAAAATATACAAAATTAGAGAAAATCTATGTAAATTTCATGATTTAATTAATTTTGTCAAATTCAGGGAAGGTTAAGGTTGAAGTGGATAAAGAAACTCTTCGGAAAAAATGAAAATTCCAGTGAGGAGACTGGTCTCAAGGAAATCAATTTTGAAGACCTGCCTGCATGGCTAGATTCCAGGTCTCAAAAGATATCTTCCCGAGTAGAAAAGGATGTATCCGGTCTTTTTAGAGATCTTGATGCTTCACTTCTGGAGCTCAAGGAAAGTAACTCAAGGCTTGCAGAAGCCAGGGTCGAGGGAGATTTTGATATAAGGGCTGTAAAGCGAGCCAAAAGCAACAGGGAAAATGTGACAAAACAGGTCACACTGTTGATAGATAAAATCAGGGTGCAGGAAAACAGAGATTTCAAAGCTCTGGAAGGCTTCTATAGAGCAGCTACACAGAATCTTAATACTTGCCTGGAGAATATGAACCGAAGTTTCAGGTATACCCGTGTTGTTTTCCCCGAGGAATCAAAAGAAGTTAGTGAGAGCCTTGCCAGCGTGGGTAGGGTTTTTAACGCGCTCGGAGAGGTAATTCTGGTAAATAAAAAGGAAATGGATGCTATTGAGGCGGCTAAATCGATTATTAAAGAGATAAATGAGCTTTCGGCTTCTATAGCAGCCGGAGAACAGGAACTCGAATCCAGAAACCGAAAAATTCAGACTTTGAGAGCAGAAGCTTCCGAAGCTAGCCAGGCTCTCAAGGATTTCAAAAAAGGAGCTGCCTGGCAGAAATTACAGAACCTGGAAGCAGAATTTTCCGCAGCCGGAGAAAAACTCAGGAAAGCCGAGGCAGGTTTGAATTCTCTTATTCTTCCGCTTTCTGGTCATCTCTCAAGAATTAAAAAACTTCATGAAAGCGGCAGATATACCCTAAAGCCGGAGGTAAAGAAGCAGCTTGATATTTGCCTTCAAGATCCCGTAAAAGCTGATCCTTCTTTTTTCCCTGAGCTTCAAAAAGTATTTGAGGACAATGCCCTGGATATGCAGACCCAGAAAAAGGAAAAAGCTCTGTCACAGGTCAAAGCAGCAATTACAGGTTTTCCCGAAAGGAAAAAAGAGTATCTTGAAGCCCTGAAGGAATTTGAGACAAAAAAAGCTGAAATTGAAGGTTTTGATACCGGAAAGCTGGTCGAACTTGAGCGTAAGGAAGCCGAACTTCTGAACAGGGCTCGTCTGCTTGAAGATGACATTGAAGACTCCGAAAAGAAACTTGCCGCTTTAAAGGAAGAACTCGAAAAGAAAAAAGAAAGCATTCTTGCTAACGCCAGTTCAATCGACAGCAGTGTAAAAATAAATTTCTGACAAGCCTTTTGAAAAAAACTGCTTGAGCGCAAGCCTTTTGAAAAAAACTGCTTGAGCGAAAAAGACGTAACCTTTGGATTTGAGAATCTTATCCCCTAACCCTATCCGGCGTGATAAACCGGCGTAACGGTTTCGGTTATTTTATGTATTCTGACAGTTTTTATCTATTGATGAGCTTAAAAAAGAGGTTTGACAATGACAGAGGCGCTTTACTTCCTTGATTGTTACCTGAAAGAGTTCGAAGCGACTGTCGAAAAGGTGATGGATGATAAATTTGTGGTCCTTGATCGCACCGCTTTTTACCCTGAAAGCGGGGGACAGCCCAGTGATACAGGAAAGTTAATCCGCGAATCTGATGGCGCTGAATTTAATGTCCTGCATGTGGGGAAGTTCAATGGAGATATCAGTCATGAGATAGCTGGTGAGACTGCCTTAAGTGGATTAAAAGCAGGGGACAGAGTAAAAGGATTCATAGACTGGGATCGCCGTTACAGGCATATGCGCATGCATACAGCAACTCATGTAATTGCGAGCGTAATTGAGAAAGAGGCGGGAGCCAAGATAACAGGAAACCAGCTTGGGCTTGATCAGAGCAGGGTGGACTTCAGCCTTGAGACTTTTGACAGGGATAAATTTGCTGATTATGAGAAAATTGCCAACGGCATTATAGCCCGGAAAAATCCTGTTAACTTATATATTGTAAGCCGCGAAGAAGCCGAAGAAAAGCTCTCAAGATTAACCACGCTGGCGAAAGGCTTTTCCGACGAAATAAAAGAAGTCCGTATGGTCGAAATCGAAGGAGTAACAATCGAAGCCTGCGGTGGAACCCATGTAAAAAACACTGAGGAAATAAAGGGTATAAAGATCACAAAACTCCAGAACAAAGGGAAAAGCAATAGAAGAATGTATTTCACACTTGTGGATTAAGCTCTGAACTGAACCTTCATTTTTGGATTCTTTCTTTCCTTATCTTCTTCTTTCCTTTTTCCATCTCTTTTTCTTGTTATTTATCTCTTATTTCTCTTTTCCTTATTATTTCTCTCTTACTTCCCTTTTTTTCTTATTATTTCTCTCTTATTCCCCTTTTTCTCTTATTATTTCCTTCTTACCTCCTTTTTTCTTTTATTATTTCCCTTCTTCCCTTATTATTTCTTTCCTATTTCATTTTTTCGCTTCCTTCTTATATTTCTTTCTTTTTTCCATTTTTTGCCTTTTTTCCTCTTTTTCCGCTCTCCTGTACTCATTTTCTTTTTTTTTCATAAGTTTATTTTCGAGGAAAATGAACTCTATATGAAAAATGAATCGACTGAAATAAGGATTTTTTTGAGTCTGAATACGATTATCTAATATAATCTGTAATTTTTGAATTACGAACAAATCAATGGGGGGTTAGATTGCTTAAACTAGGATATAAAATTGCACCTGAACAGTTTCCTCCATCGGAAATGCTTGAGCAGGTTATAACTGCTGAGAAAGCAGGCTTTGAAAGTATTGCTGCCAGTGACCATTTCCATCCCTGGAGTGAGGATGGGCAGTCCTGCTTTATCTGGAGCTGGCTTGGTGCGGCAGCTGCGTGTACTAAGAGCATAGAACTGGGAACAGGCCTGACCTGCCCTATTCTGCGCTATAACCCTGCTATTATTGCTCAGGCTGCAGCAACGATGTCCTCGCTTGCCGGAGGGCGTACCTATCTTGCGGTGGGAACAGGGGAAGCTTTAAACGAGTATCCCGTAACCCTCGAATGGCCCGAATATGAGGAACGCCAGATGCGAATGATTGAAGCAGTCAAACTTATTCGTGACTTATGGACAGGGGAGAAAATCAGTTTTGATGGGTGTTACTACCGGACAAAGGAAGCCAAATTATATACGCTGCCTAAAAACGACATTCCGATCTATATCTCTTCTCTTGTACCCGAAAGCGCTTATGTTGCAGGCTATTATGGGGACGGACTTTTAACTGTAGGAGGAAAGCCGGATATGCAGGTGTATGAGCGAATTCTATCCGAGTTTGAAAAAGGAGCTAAAGACTCGGGTAAGAGCCCGGAAAACCTGCCAAAAGCAGTGGAGCTTTTTGTTGACTATGGAACTGATCCTGAAGCTTCTATTAAGAATGTCATGAAGTACTGGGCTGGAGCATTTATACCTGCTCTTTTCGTGAATAAAATCTACACTCCCGAGATGTCTGCTCAGAATGGGCAAGTTGTGGGTCCTGATATAATACGAAAACAGTCTTGCTTTTCGGAAGATCCTGAGGATCATATTAAATTTGCAAAAAAATATATTGACCTGGGTTTCACACACCTTTATTTCCATTCGGCAGCCTCAGACCAGGTAGCTTTTCTTGAAGCCTATGGGAAAGATGTTTTACCTGCAATAAAAGAAATAGGATAAGTTTCTTTTCCGTTTTTTCATTTTTCAAGGGAAAATGAATCTGAATTGAAAATCACCTGACGTTCCATGCATCTGCAAGTCACTCGCGAATCATATAACAAAGGTGCTCAGAGTGATTTAAAACGGGCTCGATAAGCCATGATCTTTTCAGCATATTTTGGACTGTTGCGATGTTTAAATTCAATGGCGCACACGATAAACGGCGGTAGACTTGCCGAGACACTCGACCAGAGTGGTGGATCTTGCAGTTTCTGCCAGTTAACCTTTTTTGTGCCTATACGCCATTGATTCCAGACACGCACCGCTTCTTCCATACGTGCCGTCTTTTCCAATGGATCCATACCTTTGAGGCAAGATGCTTCTGCCTGTTTAAGGCTATACGCCCCGGTGAACAACAATGCCCTCTTGTAGTGCTCGCCATCAAGCCAGCGCTCGGGATTCCCGGACTCTGCGGCGTACTGCAGCGCCTTTGCTACAGTTACCGGTCCAGCATTATAAGCCAGGGCGAGCAAACGAAGCTGCTCAGCTTCCGGAAGCTGGTCGTAACGCTGACCACGTTCTTTCAGCACATTCTCCATAATGATGCGAAAGTCACGGAGTTTCTTTGTGCCTGAGTCAATGGACACTGCGGGCTGTTTGTAAATTTCACCCTTGTCTGACTGCATCAGGCCAGTATATCCACTCTTTGCGACGAGATCTTTGTTGCCTCCTGATTCGGCTGCGATAACGCCAAGGATAAGTGCCGAATCTACACCATATTTCGCAGCCGCCGCCTCTACAAGCGGGCGATACCGCTCAACCATAGAAACCACTTTATCGCTCACCTTAATTCCACCTGCGGCTGCACTCTTTGAATAACTGGGTGCAGGAGGCGTCGGAGTCAGGCGCCGTGTCACTGCGTCAGCTAACGCCGCGCGTGTAGCCGCATCAATCGTCGCATTGAAACCAAGCCCGCGTTCGGACTTGAACTTTGATATGGTCTCTTTCGTGCGCGCATCTAATAAGCCAAGCTGGGCGAATATCGACTGCTGAGCAAGTTCTTCAAATGCCCTTTGGATAAGGGCAATCTCTGTCTTAGAATCGAGCACGCCGCCAGTTCCAAGGCTGTATTTTCTGCGGAAGCGCTCGAGTGCACCCTTTGTAAGAGGTCCAAGGGCTCCATCCGGATTAAGCCGTTCTCCCTCGGCTGCGTTCAGTATTCGCTGCACAAATCGCACCAGTTCAGTGGCTGGTTTAGCTGCACTTTGTGACGGCTTTGGAACAGACGTTGCGGGAGTGGGCGTCACGGGTTTAACGGGCGTTGCAGAAGGTCTAATGCCCCTCGCTGAAATGCTTGCGCTAGGGGCAAGATCAAGATGGAAGTGAAGAATTAGAGGGTCCGGTCCGTGCCAATTCAGACCAATAACCCTGTTGTTTTTGTCCTTTACTGCCTTGCCTACAAAAATAACATTCTCACGACCGGTCTCCTGGTTAATAGCTTTTGCCACAGAAAAATCATTATAAATTACCCGCCACTCTGCCTGAATTGCCCTGGCAGCCTCTTTAACCGCCTTCAAGAACTCAATAGCCTCTTTATACGGGTAGAACTTTCGTTCATCTAAACCTTTAAGAAATAAATCAAGAGAATAGCCCCGGTTTAGGAAGCTTCCTCCGCCATGTCCCCGGTAATTTGATACATCAAAGGGTTTACGATAGCGCTGGCGTAATTCTTCGACAAATTTTACTGTAATGGGTGCTACTAGTGCCTTGCTGCTGCCACTGATCAGCTTACTGGAAACCATTGTGACTGAAACTGCAGGTGGTTTAAAGTTCAGTAAAGGTTTGATGCTGCCGGACAGAGAAAAAATCTGAAATTTCATATTCTCCTGGCGGCTTATGACCCAGGCTCTGCCAATAGCTTCAACCGTGTATTTTCCCTTATTATAATTACCCTTCCACCTGAGGCGGGCACCCTCTAGAGTATCCTGGTAATCTTGCAAAAGCCATTTAGTTATTTCCCCTGCTGATGGCGAGCCTTTTCTGAGCCTTGACCATTCTTTCCCCAAATTTGTGGCAAATTCTGTGATGTAGGCAGGTATTGCAGGACCCAGTTCTGATTCGAAACTTGGCCAATTTATGCCTTCTTCCTCAGATTGAATAAAGAACTCTTCGTCCAGTAATGGTTCTTCTTCCCCGTATACTGTTTCTTCTAAAGGGTATATCCCCTCTTCTTCCGGCTCTATCCAAATTTCTTCTGGTTCGACCCACATCTGTTGCGGGATAGACAACTTCTCTTCGGGAAAACTCTCCCTATCTACTTCATATGTATCTTCGCCCGAGTAATAGAGTTCATCAGTGCTGTATTCGGGATTCGAAAATTCTTTCTCACTGTAGGTTTCATTTTCATCCGCCGGATAATTGTCTGCGCCAGCTCGTTCTTCCCAGGAGAGCTCATCTTCCAGTTCATCCGCCTTTGTGACCTCTAACTTTCTTGCGTAGGGCTGCTCTAAGGTATCATCCCCCACGCTAAAATCTTCCTCTTGAGGTTCAGCTTCATGCTTGTAAAAGCTCTCTATCTCCGGCTCTTCTCTTTCTTCATAAATATCTTCTTCATAAAAATCTGACTCAAAAATTTTCCTTTGACTCTCTTCGAACGCGTGCGTAAATGGGCTCTCGCTAATTAGGGTTTCAAGATGTGCTTCTAACTCTGGTTCAACTT
The Methanosarcina thermophila TM-1 genome window above contains:
- a CDS encoding alpha/beta hydrolase, producing MNQIDEIINSLEPATRAFVENVNKQGGTPIYELSPQDARKVLSDLQAAEVAKLPADIEDLDIPVGPKGQVSIRIVRPEGNKEILPAVMYFHGGGWVLGDKNTHDRLIREIAVGANVAVIFVNFTPAPEAQYPVQIEEAYAATKYIAENGKDHNLDTSKLIVAGDSVGANMAAAVLLLAKEGGGPKIAYQVLFYPVTDANFDTPSYQQFATGVWLTREAMKWFWDNYLPDKEARKQPTASPLQASIEQLKGQPPALIITDENDVLRDEGEAYAHKLIQAGVNVTAVRYMGTIHDFVMLNPLAGTPATCSAVGLVNTTLKSIFGKS
- a CDS encoding Mth938-like domain-containing protein: MKPKIDSTSFGSITVDGKTYEYDILIRLNGQVEKREKQLSKGLYGTSHKVSLEEAKYIYEEGTEKLIIGTGQTGYVELSEEADEFFRKKNCGVELFPTPWAIERWNELEGRIAAMFHVTC
- a CDS encoding mechanosensitive ion channel family protein; the encoded protein is MGYEIMEKVIPYTGITISRLIFALIVLIAGFLLARYVTHIFKNAIRKTNIPDLTIQFLTRLLNVLFYVIIILAFLKSLNFDVDSYIVGVSAVIGLVLGLGMQDTFTNLTAGVCVSAIRPIDMGETVTVNGQTGRVRAVGVMSTELLTPDNQLITIPNKLVWGNSIVNMTRMPTRRVSVDVGISYSSDLEKAIEIAFNLMKTHPLVLQDPEPAVVTTELANSSINLQLRAWTKTENMVTVKNSLTAGILEAYTKEGIEIPFPQMDINIRGIKPREEIKLKEEIKPRENEKWIV
- a CDS encoding BAR domain-containing protein, producing MKWIKKLFGKNENSSEETGLKEINFEDLPAWLDSRSQKISSRVEKDVSGLFRDLDASLLELKESNSRLAEARVEGDFDIRAVKRAKSNRENVTKQVTLLIDKIRVQENRDFKALEGFYRAATQNLNTCLENMNRSFRYTRVVFPEESKEVSESLASVGRVFNALGEVILVNKKEMDAIEAAKSIIKEINELSASIAAGEQELESRNRKIQTLRAEASEASQALKDFKKGAAWQKLQNLEAEFSAAGEKLRKAEAGLNSLILPLSGHLSRIKKLHESGRYTLKPEVKKQLDICLQDPVKADPSFFPELQKVFEDNALDMQTQKKEKALSQVKAAITGFPERKKEYLEALKEFETKKAEIEGFDTGKLVELERKEAELLNRARLLEDDIEDSEKKLAALKEELEKKKESILANASSIDSSVKINF
- the alaXM gene encoding alanyl-tRNA editing protein AlaXM; translation: MTEALYFLDCYLKEFEATVEKVMDDKFVVLDRTAFYPESGGQPSDTGKLIRESDGAEFNVLHVGKFNGDISHEIAGETALSGLKAGDRVKGFIDWDRRYRHMRMHTATHVIASVIEKEAGAKITGNQLGLDQSRVDFSLETFDRDKFADYEKIANGIIARKNPVNLYIVSREEAEEKLSRLTTLAKGFSDEIKEVRMVEIEGVTIEACGGTHVKNTEEIKGIKITKLQNKGKSNRRMYFTLVD
- a CDS encoding TIGR03557 family F420-dependent LLM class oxidoreductase, whose translation is MLKLGYKIAPEQFPPSEMLEQVITAEKAGFESIAASDHFHPWSEDGQSCFIWSWLGAAAACTKSIELGTGLTCPILRYNPAIIAQAAATMSSLAGGRTYLAVGTGEALNEYPVTLEWPEYEERQMRMIEAVKLIRDLWTGEKISFDGCYYRTKEAKLYTLPKNDIPIYISSLVPESAYVAGYYGDGLLTVGGKPDMQVYERILSEFEKGAKDSGKSPENLPKAVELFVDYGTDPEASIKNVMKYWAGAFIPALFVNKIYTPEMSAQNGQVVGPDIIRKQSCFSEDPEDHIKFAKKYIDLGFTHLYFHSAASDQVAFLEAYGKDVLPAIKEIG
- a CDS encoding transglycosylase SLT domain-containing protein; the encoded protein is MPSKDKQREDSPFLSEGDLETPFLDRELFVKEVEPELEAHLETLISESPFTHAFEESQRKIFESDFYEEDIYEEREEPEIESFYKHEAEPQEEDFSVGDDTLEQPYARKLEVTKADELEDELSWEERAGADNYPADENETYSEKEFSNPEYSTDELYYSGEDTYEVDRESFPEEKLSIPQQMWVEPEEIWIEPEEEGIYPLEETVYGEEEPLLDEEFFIQSEEEGINWPSFESELGPAIPAYITEFATNLGKEWSRLRKGSPSAGEITKWLLQDYQDTLEGARLRWKGNYNKGKYTVEAIGRAWVISRQENMKFQIFSLSGSIKPLLNFKPPAVSVTMVSSKLISGSSKALVAPITVKFVEELRQRYRKPFDVSNYRGHGGGSFLNRGYSLDLFLKGLDERKFYPYKEAIEFLKAVKEAARAIQAEWRVIYNDFSVAKAINQETGRENVIFVGKAVKDKNNRVIGLNWHGPDPLILHFHLDLAPSASISARGIRPSATPVKPVTPTPATSVPKPSQSAAKPATELVRFVQRILNAAEGERLNPDGALGPLTKGALERFRRKYSLGTGGVLDSKTEIALIQRAFEELAQQSIFAQLGLLDARTKETISKFKSERGLGFNATIDAATRAALADAVTRRLTPTPPAPSYSKSAAAGGIKVSDKVVSMVERYRPLVEAAAAKYGVDSALILGVIAAESGGNKDLVAKSGYTGLMQSDKGEIYKQPAVSIDSGTKKLRDFRIIMENVLKERGQRYDQLPEAEQLRLLALAYNAGPVTVAKALQYAAESGNPERWLDGEHYKRALLFTGAYSLKQAEASCLKGMDPLEKTARMEEAVRVWNQWRIGTKKVNWQKLQDPPLWSSVSASLPPFIVCAIEFKHRNSPKYAEKIMAYRARFKSL